The window aagtgacgtcataacttcggcactctatacatgtaacgggattacgtatttaaaatacaaaacataagtaactgtattccactacagttacaatttaaggaattggtaattagaatacagttacattccaaatgttttttgattactgaagagattactttgaattttattgtcatttgtgtcatttaatatttagtcctttcagatggaaaacatttatacatataaatgatgcgatccaaagtgcatttgaccagcggtgaaacactttcttatgatgtgttacattcatacgagcagacagagaagtacgtttgaagtaagtttggagcagaagaaatagaaataaaccttgtgtaaattgtcagctttacgctaagctaaaatgccatttctagtcattttacatgcacatgttaccagacacgatcacatttattatcaagaaaattcacgtttgatcataattaattttttctagtaagacctttgatattagggcaaaaatcatattattgataataatatgtgtattgttttcctgtaaaaaaatatctaaaaacccttaaaacaagatcagtttgattcatcttgttttagaaacaagttttgaaaagtagttacattcaactcggaaagtcggattttacaacttcccactaggaaaagtgcaatgaaatgcatctttaagtcagaattacaacttgtaggcaattttcaactctgattttgccgagatgcaggggcatgatgtcactcaaacatgttgacactcagggagatatacaaagtaagtgataaacatttactttattaAGTGATATCAATACATGCGTTCTATtccacattacattatattaaagcttgtttaacaaacgtttggagaaacaggtgtataaaactttataatctcttttgataatcgtacacctgaagcacaaatgctagcgctgcagcattgtttatcagttgggttgctaggagacatagtgctgcagcattgtttatcagttgggttgctaggagacatagcgctacagcattgtttatcagttggttgctaggagacatagcgctgcagcattgtttatcagttgggttgctaggagacatagcgctgcagcattgttatcagttggttgctaggagacatagtgctgcagcattgtttatcagttgggttgctaggagacatagcactgcagcattgttatcagttggttgctaggagacatagcactgcagcattgttatcagttggttgctaggagacattgcgctgcagcattgttatcagttggttgctaggagacatagtgctgcagcattgtttatcagttggtttgctaggagacatagcgctgcagcattgttatcagttggttgctaggagacattgcgctgcagcattgttatcagttggttgctaggagacatagtgctgcagcattgtttatcagttgggttgctaggagacatagcgctgcagcattgttatcagttggttgctaggagacatagtgctgcagcattgtttatcagttggtttgctaggagacatagcactgcagcattgttatcAGTtgattgctaggagacatagcgctgcatcattgtttatcagttgggttgctaggagacatagcgctgcagcattgttatcAGTTAGTTGCTAGGAGacagtgctgcagcattgtttatcagttgggttgctaggagacatagcactgcagcattgttatcagttggttgctaggagacatagcgctgcagcattgttatcagttggttgctaggagacatagcactgcatcattgtttatcagttgggttgctaggagacatagtgctgcagcattgttatcagttggttgctaggagacatagtgctgcagcattgtttatcagttgggttgctaggagacatagcgctgcagcattgttatcagttggttgctaggagacatagtgctgcagcattgtttatcagttgggttgctaggagacagcgctgcagcattgttatcagttggttgctaggagacatagcactgCAGTATTGTTATCAGTTGGTTGTTAGGAGACATtgcgctgcagcattgttatcagttggttgctaggagacatagtgctgcagcattgtttatcagttgggttgctaggagacatagcactgcagcattgttatcAGTTGGTTGCTAGCAGACATAGCGCTGcatcattgtttatcagttgggttgctaggagacatagcgctgcagcattgttatcagttggttgctaggagacagtgctgcagcattgtttatcagttgggttgctaggagacatagcactgcagcattgttatcAGTTGGTTGcttggagacatagcgctgcagcattgttatcagttggttgctaggagacatagcactgcatcattgtttatcagttgggttgctaggagacatagtgctgcagcattgttatcagttggttgctaggagacatagcactgcagcattgttatcAGTTGGTTGCTTGGAgacatagcactgcagcattgttatcagttggttgctaggagacatagcgctgcagcattgttatcAGTTGGTTGCTAGgtgacatagcgctgcagcattgtttatcagttgggttgctaggagacatagcgctgcagcattgttatcagttgggttgctaggagacatagcgctgcagcattgttatcagttgggttgctaggagacatagcgctgcagcattgttatcagttgggttgctaggagacatagcgctgcagcattgttatcagttggttgctaggagacatggcgcttattcattgtgaaaacacactgaaggcctagacttttaatgcattgCCCGCCattgaacaacacaaaatattagacaaaccttttagtgtttttggtgtgtgagcaCGTAACAGAATgcgtacattaatttcaacccacaatcagaaactgcaagcaattgtatggcccaTGAATCATTCCGTAAATgctcaaatggcccttaatggaaaaaaggtaAATCGTTTGTTTGAAGGGTTGAatcatttgtgtttatattcttTCGAATGTCATTAATTCGTTTTTGCGCAACTATATCCCTCATCACTTCCTGCATCTGTGATTGAgacattgaaaatgaattgtaattGTCACTACATTGTCacttgttagcctcagtcaccattcactttcactgcatctttctATGTACAATGATATTGAATGGGGACTAAGactgtctttctccttctctgacATCATCCTTTGCTTTTCTtctttaaagaaagaaaatcatatgggtttgaaagtTGAAACAACAGCAAGAGATAGCTCTCCCTTTAACGAAGCAGTCAaaggtctttttttattttttgacagaaTTGCGTCACTGTTTGTACACCAGAGTTCAAGTGGTGTCTTCATTCTGCAGCGTCATCACTGTTAAATGAGAAATGAGGAAATATTTACGATGCTTTAGGGACCAAACTCTTCTTGTCCTTATTGATGTTCAACAGTAATTTGCTTGTCTGCATATTTTTGGCACGGGTGGAAGTTTTGAGATGAATGAGATGCAAAAGGAAGGTTTGTTgttgtggccaccattcacttgcattgtatgaacctatagGCTGAAAAATAGGTGGGcttccagggcccaaaatttcaATTTTATACCTCAAAATGATGCAAAACTATGTGCTAGCTATATTATTGTGTCATTGATGTTTTTTCATATCTTGCCCAACACATTTGGATGAGATTTTGATGAATCGTCTATGACGTCTGATGTGTTGTAGATGTTGTCATTGAGGAAATCCAGTGGTGAATGACAACAGGAAGAATTGCATGGGTTTGGAGACTTCCTCTGAATTTTACTCATTTTTTAAACCCACTTCTTGTGTCTTCCTTTTGGAGTCACTTCCTGGTGTGTCCTGTAACGCAGGAGTTTTCTTTCTCTCAACACTCGTCTGGATCTCAGCGGTGCCCAGAAAAAGGATGTGAGGAATTAAGTTTCACGTTGAGAGTCTAATTATCAAATTGTTTTCATAAAAGTTCTTGAGAATGAGGAATCCAGACTTGCATGAAACAGGGTGGCGTTGGTTTAAAACTGTGTTGCAATGGAAACAAATGCTTGCCAAATGTACAATTCGTTATTACCCGAGTGTGTGTTATGCACCCCAAAcactaaactgtaaaaaaaaaaaaatagaaatgtttTGGTCTATTTCGGAGTTTTCCAGTTGCTTCAGGGGACATACTCCTTGCAGTTAGTGCCAATGATCTCAAAATAGCCaaatatcggccgattaatctgaTATATCGCTCTATCACTATATCTATCGTTTTTGTTGCCTTTACTCTCAAATAGTTCCTCTGCCTAGCTTTTAAATGAGTGATAGACCTACGACCCAGCCCATATTTGTGCATTTTGTGATTATCGGTATAAACCGATAAGTGCGCCGTACAATAGGGCTTTGTATTGATACAAGTCAAGTCATCTGTATTTGTATACCtgtcaacctggccggtaatttcggtgaggtctatcctatgtccaaggttcaggcaatggcatatgaagtgtcccatgtcttatggttggagttggcatcagttcaaccCCTTAAGTCCATCgatattagtcatcatcacacagcgacacgtagcagtggagtccaacacgcaGCAGGAATggagccggttctggtgacctcaggataggagtcccgaggttgagacagggaaacaaatagaataatattagcgtagatgccattcaatttataaagttataaatcatggtcaatgtttctggtttctggttccggcagacccaactaaagcagcctaattgtgggttggaggataaattaggtgtatgcctggctaaatagacgagtctttagtctaaacttaaactgaaggagtgtgtctgagtcccgaacagtgttagggagacttttccatagtttaggagccaaatatgaaaaggatctacctcctgtCAGGAGGCCAGagttttgcgatcttaatgaacgaggtggaatatagtgtggtagaagatcacttaagtactgtggagctagaccaatcaaagctttgtacgtaattaacaggtagccaatgtaacgatgataaaatggggctaatatgatcatatttcttggttcttgttagcactctggctgctgcattttgaaccagttgaagtttattaattgatcttgctggacatcctcccagtaatgcattacaataatctagtcttgagatcatgaacgcattaattagtttgatttgattttgattctaTATTGATTTATATGCATATGTGTCAGTTATCTTAATAagtctctcccagctaatgctgttaattatacaggagaccttctaactaggtacaatacaaaaatataaattttactaattacgtttttattagtttttcataattttggtcacatttatgtttacgaatctcagttgcctccttgtctgagaccgtcaatcaaaGCATGTTATCACGTAGCTTGTTTTGAgggtgttaccgcggagacgtagcgcgtgtggaggcttccacGCACAACgaaccacattgtagcgaccacgaggaggtcaccccatgtgactctacccgccctagctactgggccaatttggttacttaggagacctggcaggagtcactcaacacccctggattcaaactcgcgactccagaagTGGTAGACAGCGTCAACACTCGCTGTGCTACCCAGACCccctggtactgtctctttaagaaaaccggcatgTTTGCAAACTGCGCCTCTTAATGAGCGCAAGTGAACTAGAGAGATCTCGGCTATgcttgattagaattaaatgtttattaatttagttattttgatcaacaactgactgtaaagaactgaAAGGATATtcaaagagacattattcaatggccGATGAtcgcgtggatctcgtctttggacacacattacacagagcAACTTGGATGTCACTGCTGAATCATTAACCGCTACACCACACAATCACTAGTGAAACTGacacatttaccagccagttgcccaATATATACATTTTGGTCACATAGtgcgaaatttggttgcaaatgcgagtgatttcgtctcattgtagtagagagttgcgcattgagtgaaagatcgatcttgggattcaAGAGCCGCTATCGAGATCGTTAAAATGAAGATTGCAATGCATCggaaaaacaatatttgtttttggttttttatttaatctatgCAAATTTGATTAATTTCAACTTGTATTATAACATGTACAATACCAATAATAAAGGAAGGCACACTTGAATACATGTTTATCATGAACTGTATGAATAGAAATAATAAACaagagtaggtgtgtccaaacttttgactgtatTGATTGTATATAATCATGATCTGATTGACCACTAGTTAACATGTCCGAATGCCTTCCAGGTTTCCATGGCAActcatgtatttattttgatGACTTTCCAGGTTTCAAACGAGGGGCAGATCCGGGAATGCCGGAGCCCACCGTTTTAAGGTGAGTTTTGATTACACAATTTAATGCCATGCTCAAAGTTGGTTCATGGCCCGGGACAAACTTTTTATGAGTGTGCCCCTTCTCTTTCGGGAGAACACTTTAAAATTGTTTCTTTATTTCCAGTTTGCTTTGGGGATGACGGACAGCCATCCGCACACACGGACAGccgccgcacacacacacacatctggatcCTCTCTCAGAGACGGATATCTTCCCTCCTCTTGTCTTCGGCACATTTGTtcttaattgtttttgttgtttgtttttatgtaaagactttatttgtttttgtttctgtaaACATGTATTGTCAtgagaaacacacaaaaaaatgtaaccaaattGTCTAtttcttaaaaacattaaaagtttaCTTTTATAAATAGTTAACAGTGTTGTCGAAATGAGAAAACCGTAAATAAAAGTACAGACGCATACAAATGACAtgtaacaataaatatttatttcagtgtTTTACAAATGAGAAACATTAACATTTACTTTTTGATAACTTAGAAGTTCACGCCCCAATCACATCATTTTAAAGTCTGATGCTCAATAAATATCCattataaatatcaaataaatagttgtttgatgtgcttctgtggttAGTTCTTGTCTGAGACGGGCTCACTGGGTCTCTTTCGGTTTGTCCCGCGGTGACTGCGTCCACTTTTCCTCTGGCTCATGTAATTGATCGCTCGGCATGTATCCATCATGACGCTGGTGAAGTTGAACAGGATCGAGTCGTGCGACCACCTTGCTCGTCCACGCCGATGCCACGGGTGGAAGAGTGCTGGAGATGCCCTCAACCTCCAAGTCTCTCACCTGGAGATATAGATATAGgtataaataaatgttcagaaatgtgtttatgagCCACCACTtaccaaatacattaaaatatcaCAAACACGTTACAATACGGTTctaattttggttaatgttaatttatcaatgtgttattaataaaacaaatacaatgaaTCAGTTAAAATGAATGGTATATTATAGTTGGTTTGTGTGAGTTAATGATTTAATGCTAACAAATCCAACTATgcataaaaataatgtataagTATATGCTGACATGAACATCAACCTTGATTAATATATGCAAAACAGGGATTGTTATTATTAACTAATGTCAATGAATACaatcttaatgtaaagtgttaccaaaatatgtAAAAACCACCATTGGACTTCCAACCCCACCACCCccacccctcctcctcctccaataGTGGGGCATGTTGTCTTACTATATGGGGGTACGTTGTCACAATGGGATCCTGATAATACAGAGCTTATTATAGACTTCCCAGTTCAATTACatgaaacgtgtgtgtgtgtgagtgagtgtgagagtgagtgtgtgtgtgagagtgagtgtgaatgtgtgagtgagtgagtgagtgagtgagtgattgaactATTGCCTCTTGTCCTGTTAACATGGCTCTTTGTTCAAATATAATGGGTGAATCCAACACATAAAACCTGAGGAAAATgctgagatatagcccttgtgacaacttgcccccgCCTCCCTATTTATATGATATAACACAATTTATATACAATTCAGGGGGTTCTGTTGAATGAgtgttgctttgtttgtttgctaaATATTTGCTCGAGCTTCAACATGCGGAAGTGTgccaatattttgtcatttaagtaTCAAAACCGGTTGGAAACTTTAGAAGGGAAACGCAAGTAAAGAAAGATGTTAAATTCATCCCAGTGGCCACTTTTATAGCATGCACTTAAATGTTCAGGTGTGCTTACCTGGCTGTTAATGCACTCCAGCAATCGTTTCGTCCCGTGTTTGACGTTGTTCATCAGGGTTGAGGTCAGATTTTCTCTCTCGGTGTAACTCAGATGCTCTTTATACCACATCAGGACACTGTAAATGCGCCTCAGACACCTTTCCTGAAACACCCAACAACATCACACAAGGTTATTCTTCATTTAGGGCACTTTTGACACTTTtcagaagattatcagtgaataaagacttatATTTCTGTCTTTTACTCACACATTCTTTGTGAACAGCATTTGGAGAGatttgagtgtgagtaaatgattgcaTTGTTTAAGGCTATTATATATCCTTCAAATCTAGTGTGATTGATGTGTGAAGTCTCGAAGATCCTTATTAAAGGATCATCTgtaaatatatcacaagcaaTATAAGTACATGTCGATCTGAAAGGATTGTTCTTACTGTGCTGAAGTTTTTGGAGAAACATCCGTCTGAGTGTTTGAGGATGGGAGTGCTGATTCTCACATCTTCGTATGAAGTCATATTCAAGGTTTCTGTAAAGTCTTTCTCAAACTGAGGAGGGAAGAGCATACAGGGTTAGTTTAAGGCAGTCTGAACGCATCTTTGATTCAACCTGTACTGAAAAGCACCTGTTCATCTTGCAGTGTTTTCACATCCTTGTGCAGTTGTCGTGCCATCAGGTGCCATTTCTGCCATTCAGTTGGAGGACTCTTGATATCAGCATGCTGAAGTTCCTCCCCTGATGTTTCAGATAAACCTCCCATGCTGCTGTACAGAGCCGCTGCGTCCGTAACCCTGAGGAACACTGCCGATGTGAGAGACAGGAAGACAGCTGCATCTGCAGAGAGAAGTGAGAGAGACAGTTAAGACAGCCGTCTATCTGCACACGACTGGAGGATATCCGATCTGTCTTACGCCTCCACTTACGTAGAGATGATGGCATCATTAAATTGGGCAAGAATTGCACGGTGTCTTCCAGAAAACCCAAAGCTACTGAGGTTTTTCAGAGTTTTAGAGTCGGTTTTATACACAGCCTTCAGGAGTTTCCACCTCTCCACCCTCCTTAAACACGTTCATCATCCCTTAAAACGAGGGAAAATGCCCTTGATTCTTATtttcatacattattttattcTTCTAAAACTGTGTTCCCCTCTAAACTCATCGGGTACAGGAAGTGGTGACTTTTAAAATAGTTGATGGGTTTTGGttctttaataaatattaattactatactaatatatatatatacacacacacagacacacagttgtatatactgtatgctgtATGTATACGTATAAGTACTGATTTACtatatacagtgctgtggaaaagtatttgccccctgatttcttgtgtttttgtgtatcatactaaattaacaaacaaaatctaacattaatcaaaggcaatctgagtaaactcaaaatacagtttttaaatgatgtttttatttaagcAAAATGTTTTCCAAGACCAACTGggcatgtgtgaaaaagtatttgcccccttagttactaaatccccacaTCTATGAAagtgcattcataatggggttcagctggactagacacacccagacctgattactgccagcccagttcaatcaaatcaacacctaaatataatttcagcagcatgaagtcgGCTAAACGGTCTCACACTGTAGCATTAtctcagtctgggaagggttacaaagctgtTTCAAAGtctctgggactccaaataatCACAGCGAGAGTCATTAAATCACAATGGAGAAATCTtgacacagtagtgaaccttcccagaagtggccgaccttccaaaattcctccaagagctcagcgacgactcatccaggaagtcacaaaaaagccaaggacaacatccaaggaactgcaggcctctctcgcatcaataaagatCACTGTTCATGACTATCAGAAACACACtggacaaaaatggcatccatggaagagtggtgaggtGAAGGCCACTGCTAACGCAGAGGAACATTAAGGCTCGTCTGaaatttgccaaaacacaccttgatgatcctcaaaccttttgggagaatgttctgtggactgatgagtcaaaagtggaactgtttggaagacaagagagtgtgtgagtgagtgagagtgtgtgtgtgtgtgtgtgtgtgtgtgtgtgtgtgttagtgagtgagtgtgtgtgtgtgtgtgtgtgtgtgtgtgtgtgagagtgagtgagtgtgtgtgtgtgtgtgtgtgtgtgtgtgtgtgtgtgtgtgagtgtgtgtgtgtgtgtgtgtgtgtgtgtgtgtgtagtgagtgagtgagtgagtgagtgagtgagagtgtgtgtgagtgggtgtgagtgagagtgtgtgtgtgtgtgtgtgtgtgtgtgtgtgagagtgagtgagtgtgtgtgtgtgtgtgtgagtgagtgagtgtgtgtgtgagtgtgtgtgagtgagtgagtgtgtgtgtgagtgagtgtgagtgagtgtgtgtgtgtgtgtgtgtgtgtgagtgagagtgtgtgtgtgtgtgtgagtgagtgtgagtgagtgtgtgtgtgtgtgagtgagtgtgtgtgtgtgtgtgtgtgtgtgagtgagtgtgtgtgtgagtgagtgtgtgtgtgtgtgtgtgtgtgagtgagtgatgtgagtagtagagtgagtgtgtgagtgtgtgagtgagatgtgtgtgtgtgagtgagtgtgtgtgagtgagtgtagtgagtgagtgagtgagtgtgtgtgtgtgtgagtgagtgagtagagtgagtgtgtgtgtgtgagtgagtgagtgtgagtgtgtgtgtggagtgagagtgtgagtgtgagtgtgtgtgtgtgagtgagagtgtgtgtgagtgtgagtgagtgtgtgtgtgtgagtgtgagtgtgtgtgtgtgtgtgtgtgtgtgtgtgtgtgtgtgtgtgtgtgagtgagagtgagagtgagtgagtgtgtgtgtgtgtgtgtgtgagtgagtgagtgagtgtgtgtgagtgagtgagtgagtgtgtgtgtgtgtgtgtgtgagtgagtgagtgagtgtgtgtgtgtgtgagtgagtgagtgagtgagtgtgtgtgtgtgtgtgtgtgtgtgagtgagtgagtgagtgagtgtgtgagtgtgtgtgtgtgagtgagtgagtgagtgagtgtgtagtgtgtgtgtgtgtgtgtgtgtgtgagtgagtgagtgagagtgtgtgtgtgtgagtgagtgagagtgagtgtgtgtgtgtgtgtgtgtgtgtgtgagtgtgtgagtgagtgtgtgtgtgtgagtgagtgagtgagtgagtgtgtgtgtgagtgtgtgtgtgagtgagtgtgagtgtgtgagtgagtgagtgagtgagtgtgtgtgtgtgtgagtgagtgagtgtgagtgtgtgtgagtgtgtgtgtgagtgagtgagtgagtgtgagtgtgtgtgagtgtgtgagtgagtgagtgagtgtgtgtgtgtgtgtgtgtgtgtgagtgagtgagtgtgagtgagtgagtgtgtgtgtgtgtgtgtgtgtgtgagagagtgtgtgagtgagtgagtgagtgtgtgtgagtgagtgagcgagtgagtgagtgagtgagtgagtgagcgagtgagtgagtgagtgagtgagtgtgtgtgtgtgtgtgtatatatatatatatacacactgtatattaatattacaattattattattaactacatactatattatattttgaataagtaatagaaataattaaatgattaagtaatatttaaaaaatttttttttgttttaacagtGTTGCATCTGTGGCAATAGAAATGATTTGTGTATCTCTACTTATTTTATTAAGTTCTAATAACTGGATATGAATCTATTGTAATTCATCAGATGTTTGGATCTGAAAGCTTAGAGATGAGATGTaaagtgcatccggaaattattcacagcgcttcactgttccacattttgttatgttacagccttattccaaaatggattaaattcattattttcctcaaaattctacaaacaataccccataatgacaacgtgaaagaaatttgtttgaaatctttacaaatgtattaaaaataaaaattaaaaaattcacatgtacataagtattcacaccctttaccatgacactcaaaattgagctccggtgcatcctgtttccactgatcatccttgagatattTCTACAACTTGGTTGGAGTCCAGCTgtgataaattcagttgattggacatgatttggaaaggcacacacctgtctatataaggtcccacagttaacagtgcatgtcagagcacaaaccaagccatgaagtccaaggaattgtctgtagacctccgagacaggattgtattgaggcacagatctggagaagggtacagaaacatttctgcagcattgaaggtcccaatgagcacagcggcctccatcatccgtaaatggaaccaccaggactcttcctagagctagcaaccaggcaccgctcatcccCTGGCCAAGaccatccctacagtgatgcatggtggtggcagcatcatgctgtggggatgtttttcagcggcaggaactgggagactagtcaggatcgagggaaagatgaatgcaacaatgtacagagacctctttgatgaaaacctgctccagagcgctctggacctcagactggggcgaaggttcatcttccaacaggacaacgaccccaagcacacagccaagataacaaaggagcggctacgggacaactctgtgaatgtccttgagtggcccagccagagctcagacttgaacccgattgaacatctctggagagatctgaaaatggctgtgcaccgatgctctccatccaacctgatggagcttgagaggtcctgcaaagaagaatgggagaaactgcccaaaaataggtgtgccaagcttgtagcatcatacacaaaaagacttgaggctgtaattggtgccaaggtgcttcaacaaagtattgcgcagaggctgtgaatacttatggacgttgtcattatggggtattgtttgtggaattgaggaaaataattaatttaatacattttgtaaaagtgAAGCGCTGGGAACCTGTGGGTTAAAGAGCACCTTTGTTTGAAATAGaaatactatttaaaataaacaattattgaattcaaatgataaaatgcaaaactgttcataaaacataaaaaatagaaatatgaacaaaaatatgaaactgttgtttggtaattaattaaatgtataaaatcataataTATTAAACATATGACATCATGCCCCATATCAATGTGACTACTTTCCCCAAATCTTTACCCTTTGTCctttttctctgttctttctctctctctctctttttactaTTTACATGTTTACCCaacataaattatgtaaa of the Xyrauchen texanus isolate HMW12.3.18 chromosome 10, RBS_HiC_50CHRs, whole genome shotgun sequence genome contains:
- the LOC127650805 gene encoding interleukin-6-like, which gives rise to MNVFKEGGEVETPEGCSADAAVFLSLTSAVFLRVTDAAALYSSMGGLSETSGEELQHADIKSPPTEWQKWHLMARQLHKDVKTLQDEQFEKDFTETLNMTSYEDVRISTPILKHSDGCFSKNFSTERCLRRIYSVLMWYKEHLSYTERENLTSTLMNNVKHGTKRLLECINSQVRDLEVEGISSTLPPVASAWTSKVVARLDPVQLHQRHDGYMPSDQLHEPEEKWTQSPRDKPKETQ